The nucleotide window GGAGAACGTACATATGGATACAGTCACTTTATCGCGTGCCTTTTTTGGCACATCTCTTGCGTTCCATATCATTTTTGCCACACTGGGCATTGGGCTGTCTCTTATGATCTTGTTATTTGAGATTATGTATCAATGGAAGAAGGACCCAGATTATGCAGTGATGGCAAAACGCTGGACAAAGGCTTTCGCGATTTTATTAGGCGTTGCCATTCCTACTGGAACGATTGTCGGGGTCCAGATTGCTTTACTTTGGCCGGGCTTCGCCAAAATTGTAGGACAAGTTATCGCTGTGCCTTTTCAAATTGAAATCTTTGCATTCTTCCTAGAGGCATTGTTTATGTCAATTTACGTCTATGCGGCTGATAAACTTTCTTCCTCTCTCCGCTTGCTTTCCTTATTTTTTGTGATGATTGGTGCTACTGCATCCGGTATTTTAATTACATCCGCAAATACATGGATGAATACACCAGCCGGTTTTTCAATGCGTCCAGATGGTACAGTGTATGATGTGAATCCATGGGAAGCATTCTTTAACCCAAGCTTTTATACAGGTGCTTCACATGTTGTCATTACTGCCTATGCAGCAGGTGCAGGTGTTGTGGCAGCTGTTGCAGGCTACAAGCTTCTAAAGCGTAATCAAAGTGCACGTGAGATTGCCTATCATAAAAAGGGATTGCTGCTTAGTCTAATTATGACCTTTGTAATGGGCATTATGATGTGGTTGACAGGTCATTCATCAGCTATTAATTTGCACGAGCATTCCCCTGAAAAACTCGCAGCTGCAGAAGGTCTGTTTGAAACACAATCACATGCACCTCTTGCTATTGGCGGCTTTGTAGACCCTGCTACACAAGAAGTGAAATACGGCATTGAAATTCCATGGGCGCTCAGCATTTTAACAGGCTTAAGCCCCGACACTGTTGTAAAAGGTTTAAACGAATTCCCGCCAGAAACATGGCCACCGTTCTACACACATGTCTTTTTTAATCTCATGGTAGGTGCTG belongs to Ectobacillus sp. JY-23 and includes:
- a CDS encoding cytochrome ubiquinol oxidase subunit I; translated protein: MDTVTLSRAFFGTSLAFHIIFATLGIGLSLMILLFEIMYQWKKDPDYAVMAKRWTKAFAILLGVAIPTGTIVGVQIALLWPGFAKIVGQVIAVPFQIEIFAFFLEALFMSIYVYAADKLSSSLRLLSLFFVMIGATASGILITSANTWMNTPAGFSMRPDGTVYDVNPWEAFFNPSFYTGASHVVITAYAAGAGVVAAVAGYKLLKRNQSAREIAYHKKGLLLSLIMTFVMGIMMWLTGHSSAINLHEHSPEKLAAAEGLFETQSHAPLAIGGFVDPATQEVKYGIEIPWALSILTGLSPDTVVKGLNEFPPETWPPFYTHVFFNLMVGAAGWTTMISGLALVYWYFIHHKRGGKLPKWLLWSIASIGPVSMLGIEFGWIFSCSGRQPWTIYGFQRTTEAATRADFVAPMYMLFIVLYVFLAVLTVIVLRTFFRRHPLLSELEGNGGKV